The Camelina sativa cultivar DH55 chromosome 14, Cs, whole genome shotgun sequence genome includes a window with the following:
- the LOC104742534 gene encoding uncharacterized protein LOC104742534, with protein sequence MSSVGQSILMALTVTVNKYASYNVPSVRRNDTKRDSLAARTADLGRRNVLFSSSSFIAAALTTSDQLLQKYLKKTEENKAKNDKERLDGYYKRNYKDYFEFVEGSIKGKTEAELSESEKRILEWLKANK encoded by the exons atgagtTCCGTAGGCCAAAGCATTCTCATGGCTTTAACAGTAACGGTTAACAAATATGCTTCTTACAATGTTCCATCTGTACGCAGAAACGATACCAAACGCGATTCTTTAGCCGCTCGAACCGCTGATTTAGGACGCAGAAACGtcctcttctcctcttcctcattCATCGCAGCCGCTTTGACCACCAGCGATCAACTTCTCCAGA AGTATTTGAAGAAGACTGAGGAAAACAAAGCCAAGAATGATAAGgag AGATTGGACGGTTATTACAAGAGGAATTATAAGGACTATTTTGAGTTTGTTGAAGGATCTATAAAGGGAAAGACAGAAGCAGAGCTCAGTGAGTCTGAGAAACGGATTCTTGAATGGCTCAAAGCCAACAAATGA